Genomic window (Cololabis saira isolate AMF1-May2022 chromosome 10, fColSai1.1, whole genome shotgun sequence):
CAAACCAGATTTTTATGTATTAGGTTGGATTTCAATGAATTGTTTATATTGATAAAGTTTGGTTTAATTGTTAATATGTGAATGTTGTTGAGAGGAtcagacacacaaacatgttTTTAGTGATTAGATTAAAAAACATCAGAGTAAATACTTTATTTTCCTCCAGATGGAGTTGGTTTCAGAGTCAGAACAGTTCAAATTAGGACTCGGAcagtttcagagataaaacatggagcataaaatataaaactacATAAAACCATGAAAACAAAGATCCTGGAaccagaagaaataaaaaaagaaatattaaaCTGCATGTACACTTTATTAGAAAGAAAACGATAACATGTGATATTAATGTTTTGTGATCTGAGTCCaaccaaaaatatttaaaaatacagataAATCTTATAAAACAGTGATTAGTTCAGCAGTACAATATAATTCAATCACTTTTATGTCTAAAGCGTCTATTCCAACAGAAGTGTctccaggatgtttccagagaccagaacacgacccccgagcaattattacataaacaagatTGTATATTCCAGATTCCCGTCTCCCACAGAGGACAGACGTGGACCAGCGGCTGTAGCCACAACATTGTTTTAGAGTCATAAATAGAACTGGTTCATCCCTCTCCCTCACCTGCACTCACACATATTCAGAGATGGATCATGtctctgtctgtgtttgtggttgttgttgaacAAAAATGAACTAAAGATGTTAGAAGAAGGACAATGTTGGTAAAATGACGTCCCTTCTGGCTTCTTCAGGAGTTaagagattgtttttttttcctacgaTATGTTTATTGtcgttttttaaatgtattcaacCATACAACATTATGCATACATTATACAGACACATTTAACTTGCAGAATTCTCTATACAAAGGTAAATAATTATATTGGgaggaaaatataaataaataaatgaaatataaagttaaaaaataaaataaaataaatgaaaatgatatTCTCCACAATATTTACAAGTTGTTTTCAGGTAAATCCTGCACTTTCATCCGTCATAATGTTCATATATGGTTCCCAGAGTTAGACAAAGTCTTTCCCTTATCAATGTACGTTAGTCTTTCCAGTCCAATACAGTTAGAAAGCTCCTTATCCACATTCTCAATGTAGGAGGATCCAGACTTTTCCAACATGATGCAATAGCTCTCCTGGCCTGAAGAAGTCCAAAGTCCAGAACTGTATATTGCTTTGATGTGGTTGAGCAGTTAAGAGTTAAAAGTTAGGATTGAATCTCCTGCCGGGAGGTGTTGACCACCAACGGCAGGTGAAGGATCATCAGGGGTGCAGACCTCTGCAGAAACACGTGTTGGCCTCAGTTTTGTAGCTGCATTGATGAGTGTTTAGTGATCAGAGTCCACGTGGTTTCCAGGATCAGGCTGAATgctggaagctgctgctgactGTGTGAATGTGTCTGTGTCCAACTTCAGATGAGCAGGTAGTGAAGCCCGTGGTGAGCGTGTACCCAGCAGCATCCAGAGTCCACCTGGGGGGGGGCAGCTCCCTGCTGTGTGTGGCCTCAGCCATGTTTCCTCCTGGGGTCCGGTTCTCCTGGAAAAGACAGAAGAAGAACGGCCCGCTGGAGGACGTCCCCCCTGCCGAGGGAGAGCAGGTGGAGCTCAGAGAGCCGGGACGCAGCGCCTCCATCATGGTGGTCCACCGCCTCCATCAGGACACGTACAGATACAGCTGCTACGTCAAGCACGAGGGCGGCACGGTGGAGGCCCAGACACAAGGTGACGGAGGCTCGGTGACTGTGTTCAGCAGAGACTCAGCTTCACGTGGAGACGCTGTCAAAGACAGCAGAGGACGGACATTTGTCCCTGCAACTCCCAACATCTTCCTTCTCTGTTTCAGAgcttccagctccagcagcccCCTGTCCTCCAGAGAGAGAGCCAGCAGACCTgccagctccagcagatccaggttcaggggttccagctccagcagatccaggttcaggggttccagctccagcagatccaggttcaggggttccagctccagcagatccaggttcaggggttccagctccagcagatccaggttcaggggttccagctccagcagatccaggttcaggggttccagctccagcagatccaggttcaggggttccagctccagcagatccaggttcaggggttccagctccagcagatccaggttCAGAGATCTTCCAGTCTGAGTGCAGGGTGAAGCTGCTCTGCCTGCTGTACACAGTGCTGACCCTGAAGAGTCTGCTGTACTGCTGTGGACTCTCTCTGCTGATGGTCCTCAGGAACAAGGGGCCGTCCACCAACTGAACACATGCTGACTGGTTTCTCTGATAATCTCACTCATCACATCATTTATACTCTTGATATACACAAATGATTAACCGTCTTGGTGATATTTCATCTTTTAACAGCATTTATTTCTccttcatttcctttttaatattctttatgtgcACAGTTTGGAAGCTGATTACCGTTTAATCAATATTATCATCAATAAAGTGAAAAACAAGCTTGTTGTTGTACTTTTATCTCTACTTGTTGCCAGGTTACATgggttaaagcagagaaaagacTTCCTGCAGGGGGTGAACAGCAGCAGATCTGAATCTGGTCTCTGTGGTTATTAGGACTCATCAAAACTGCTGACAGCCAATCACAGGGGTTTTCCTGCAGCTGTGTGGgttcctgctctgcagcctccACGTCGTGAGCTGTGGCTTTTCACTTTAACACCACCGTGACAGTTACAAGCAGCCACTGCTGCACACGGTCCGGGGACGTGGGGGAGGTCGGGGGGGCAGGAACATCGTATGCATTCAGACTTTCTAACCAGTTACTGAATTTTACTGGAACCTGAAGCTTTATATCAATTTCTTGTACGATGACATTTTCTTAATAAATAGTTTTTTATCATTAAACAAAATTTGCTGAGTCATTTCTCTCAGATGTGATCAAATAAAAGTTATGGGGTAAAAAATCCACCACTTCTACTCGTGCTGTGTTGCAGGGAAACGTGTCAAACAgcgtcttcaaccctggtcctcggggctcCTGTCCTGTGTTGTGCCACAATctgggtgctggttcagttattagagagttttaaaaactgtcttactatagttattaataattaataaagaagatgacttatcaaaatcaattatcaaattgaatcaaTCTaaatggggcaccacctgacttatcaggaaataataactaaacagcaaaatcagtctcaaggtaactgTTATTCCATACAGTCTGTTGCCAGGGGGGGCGTTACAGAATCACAGATAAGGAAGGAGTCTGAGCACAGATCTTTgtaaccagcagctgtgacaatgtataaaataaacacaaacaacttctctcattcaagtTAAACAGAATTGATTTaaacaagtgttaaaagatagtgaaacaacacttgggataaattctgatgcctaaactacacataaacaactaactaaacattaaacacaaacttcagataatatacgtgtgtgtgtgtgtgtgtgtgtgtgtgtgtgtgtgtgtgtgtgtgtgtgtgtgtgtgtgtgtgtgtgtgtgcatgattCAAAATGGCGGACGAGATTTCGTCTCGTCCAGTGAAAACAAACTCGGAGGCTTTATGGCCAAGAAAAgagtg
Coding sequences:
- the LOC133451814 gene encoding immunoglobulin lambda-1 light chain-like, whose product is MLFLPAAALCCLCSALVAMAAELVQDDVTLTRRVGQSVSFSCGQTDQCDRNWIFWYQKKEMETFRVILRIYSGGIDSNYNHPQKADFSAEKTQNGCLLKLNRVKLDHSATYYCSCRKYDAHRYWYYIFGPGSKLYVTDEQVVKPVVSVYPAASRVHLGGGSSLLCVASAMFPPGVRFSWKRQKKNGPLEDVPPAEGEQVELREPGRSASIMVVHRLHQDTYRYSCYVKHEGGTVEAQTQDPGSGVPAPADPGSGVPAPADPGSGVPAPADPGSGVPAPADPGSEIFQSECRVKLLCLLYTVLTLKSLLYCCGLSLLMVLRNKGPSTN